In Schistocerca americana isolate TAMUIC-IGC-003095 chromosome 7, iqSchAmer2.1, whole genome shotgun sequence, a single genomic region encodes these proteins:
- the LOC124622798 gene encoding piggyBac transposable element-derived protein 4-like — MYVVTHNVIFFLEDEIDDSLSSDEDENDVEGVASNPAAVPYPKDSEWTAVDTYRPLPVNTTPRQILVDIDESSSVLDCSKVFLTDSDVNELKRQTNLYASQTIQKKRRGNNLKPHSVLSSWKPVTISEMRRFLGIIFHMCVSKKPKIADHWSTNPVLSCNFCPHVMSRLRFTQILSCLHLVDNSNQKKPGEDGFHPLYKVLPYYNNLKERCIQAYRPSEKVTIDEGICPFRGRVSFRVYMQNKPHKYGLKVYAVAEASSGYVVNFEVYAGKHIVDNSSSAVILRLLSDSSLLNKGHTVYLDRFYSSPELFQQLAEKGTGAVGTVNKSRKGLPKDLVSAKLKKGEMSFRRKDNVLAMKWKDKRDVYTLSTRHQATFGTHTKRNGSVVLKPLQVLDYNLNKIGVDIGDQRLQYNPFQHRTVKWWRKLYFHLLLMGVSNAFWLYNAVHRKKITITDFITVLAVQLVEDDTLEFIPRNEGTVGRLTKRHFLQHIPATTKKYAARVCHVCSSRSKKQSGKASRKETRYECEQCGVALCLEPCFKIFHTKKQYDSV, encoded by the coding sequence atgtatgtagttacacataatgtgatattctttttagaagacgagattgatgacagtttgtcttcagatgaagacgagaatgatgttgaaggtgttgcttcaaatccagcagctgtgccgtatccgaaagacagtgagtggactgcagttgacacctaccgacctctgcctgtcaacacgacacccaggcagatactagtggatattgatgagtcgagttctgtactggattgcagtaaagtgttccttactgacagtgacgtaaatgaactcaagagacagacaaatttgtatgcatcacagacaatacagaagaaaagaagaggaaataatctgaagccccattcagttttgagttcgtggaagccagtgactataagtgagatgaggcgtttcttgggtattattttccacatgtgtgtttcgaaaaagcccaaaattgcggaccattggagcactaatcctgttcttagttgtaacttttgtccccatgtcatgagccgtttgcgtttcactcagatactgtcatgcttgcatcttgttgacaattcaaatcagaaaaaaccaggcgaagatggatttcatccactttacaaagttttgccatattataataatttgaaggagcgatgtatccaggcatatcgtccctcagaaaaagtgacaattgatgaaggaatttgcccatttcgaggtcgtgtgagtttccgtgtttacatgcaaaataagcctcataagtatggactgaaagtatatgctgttgctgaagccagtagtggctatgttgtaaattttgaagtttatgctggtaagcatattgttgacaattcttcgtctgcggttattttgcgattgttgtctgacagcagcttgctgaacaaaggccacactgtgtatttagatcgattttattccagtccagagctatttcagcaactggcagagaaaggcactggagctgttggtactgtgaacaaatccaggaaaggattgcctaaagatttagtatctgctaagctgaaaaagggcgaaatgtcttttcggcgtaaagataatgtattggcaatgaagtggaaagataagagagatgtgtatacattgtctacaaggcatcaagcaacatttggtacgcatactaagagaaatgggtctgtagtattgaaaccacttcaggtacttgattacaacctcaataaaattggagtggatattggagaccaacgcctgcagtacaatccgttccagcacagaactgtgaaatggtggcgaaaattatatttccatttgctgcttatgggagtatcaaatgcattttggctgtacaatgcagtgcacaggaagaaaattacaataacagactttataacagtgcttgcagttcagcttgttgaagacgacacacttgaattcattccaagaaatgaaggaactgtaggtcggctaacaaagagacattttttgcagcacatacctgcaactactaagaagtatgctgctcgtgtgtgtcacgtgtgcagttccaggagcaagaaacagagtggcaaggcttctcgcaaagagacacgatacgaatgtgaacagtgtggcgttgcactctgcctggaaccttgctttaaaattttccacactaaaaaacaatatgattctgtgtga